One Gimesia aquarii DNA segment encodes these proteins:
- a CDS encoding MotA/TolQ/ExbB proton channel family protein, producing MTNHDSTEASSAARVLFKALLLPIPLIFFSSVATTVLVMIPFWLALIVCVSPIVIGVIFVHSQNLRLQKSLIVSVLILGFTWLASIICVSRVGTTTIFPSITAFFAIVGALTVVWMLPRTKREKGCTRSEITTWAIVFSAFVLCLLTLSNIEVTFDEITTSVLRIWELFISLAVMAAIAAYSIRWPYVHNVSSSDTLLSVLSVGVFATVSTFFSLSAFFSFVNADLAACKIELMKSHGDIEKLETAIREKKHKGISGKEVDELQKQLEYSRLLQSVVRALDQSPDFIVDENLEETLRGKIAGALLPVASLSFPSPEEDVAKKDDGARIQLTLANLWLMNSHGKAIWDIFDNLPSLALPGDSVQKNATEILEESCKFVLSGKPGLRIEEDSETTTPEASDTKASDADSATPDLKIQKFLTSPKYGQSALAEIGAFLTMESAPNGYWTRYLHTTVRGPIQYVTIIVFWASFLPAVSFILLLIRDSRNITWLKQELVIFHRVKRIKHAVYSNNSQEASTSLDFPTFGLRIEDPKIWTPNFVRCLKDDSSPSLELPSQEIATDKLPSDVQCIHTGDGKYNIQLALDGKSFDLGEVTVDQAEITGAKKHEDSNLEALNASGLDWASDWLEYQLNSAAKDAKGEFTFVVRQEPELTIFSLLVEVLQDPSTKKHSVHGSIKWHEQERESLVEQLRVKALAITKCTFSQAGKEINGRATLATTDAGVAENSLSLQWDFPNGTEVLKISNITLDLKLVPRIDLSRASIDNDDLKTICIRCLKLDEILMLPDHLEITTDRNSENCLADVRLMLPRTKDFSDEVDLPVALLRIKSTSESGIAKLLVTLEDHSSAAKTFANFYGSLKQSDSAPFGLKAVVEQNVPNSERPSIKFSHPETGEHVLTVCGITAPRSAKEEVRFDDLSVIEGKADFIKYLCSEYSISKVDLKVVIEKEEKKEKEEKGKQEEQEEQEEQEEQEEQEGGEHDKKGDNKNNVLRFDILESDDTESGSVIASFRMKVLSEAVVYDQQLYKNLQDVYVALSKYSDSQDTEELHACSLVTRVLNGACIMGTREAMYDVLEQGCNELDERTDLRMELVRYGAWLAPSFGFIGTIYGIGSALLGSEKMVTADEASQGSEISAVSQTLGSAFDTTMVALILSMGLVFLIHIATYLTSSLIITFRRFANDNLIELFEGPAVNFENGGDE from the coding sequence ATGACCAATCATGATAGTACAGAAGCATCCTCTGCTGCCCGCGTGTTATTTAAAGCACTACTCCTACCCATACCCCTCATTTTTTTTTCCTCGGTAGCAACGACCGTTCTTGTGATGATTCCCTTTTGGCTAGCGCTGATTGTGTGTGTGTCTCCGATTGTAATAGGCGTCATTTTTGTCCATTCTCAGAACCTGAGACTTCAAAAGAGCCTGATCGTGTCTGTTTTGATCCTCGGATTTACCTGGCTCGCCAGCATCATCTGTGTATCACGAGTCGGAACAACCACCATTTTTCCCAGTATCACTGCCTTCTTTGCCATTGTCGGTGCGCTCACAGTTGTTTGGATGCTGCCGAGAACAAAGAGAGAAAAAGGCTGTACAAGGTCAGAGATTACTACTTGGGCGATTGTTTTCTCCGCTTTTGTGTTGTGCCTTTTGACACTTTCAAATATTGAAGTCACTTTCGACGAGATCACGACAAGCGTGTTGAGGATCTGGGAGCTTTTCATCTCTTTAGCAGTCATGGCTGCAATTGCCGCTTATTCTATTCGATGGCCATATGTCCATAATGTCTCGAGTTCTGATACACTTCTGAGCGTCCTTTCTGTGGGTGTATTTGCGACCGTCTCAACTTTCTTCTCCCTTTCAGCATTCTTCTCGTTCGTTAATGCAGATTTGGCGGCTTGCAAAATAGAACTCATGAAGAGTCATGGTGATATTGAAAAACTAGAAACTGCAATTCGCGAAAAGAAGCACAAAGGAATCAGCGGCAAGGAAGTCGATGAACTCCAAAAGCAATTAGAATATTCGCGACTTCTGCAAAGTGTAGTTCGCGCGCTAGATCAAAGTCCAGATTTCATTGTTGATGAGAATTTAGAAGAGACGTTAAGAGGGAAAATCGCGGGGGCGCTTTTACCGGTAGCGTCATTATCTTTTCCTAGTCCTGAAGAAGATGTTGCAAAGAAAGATGATGGTGCCAGGATTCAGCTAACACTCGCCAATCTTTGGCTGATGAATTCACACGGAAAAGCGATCTGGGATATTTTTGACAACCTTCCAAGTCTGGCGTTACCTGGAGACTCAGTTCAGAAAAACGCTACAGAGATCCTGGAAGAATCCTGCAAGTTCGTGCTTTCAGGCAAACCAGGGCTTAGGATAGAAGAGGATTCGGAGACGACTACCCCAGAAGCATCCGACACAAAGGCATCTGACGCAGACTCAGCGACACCAGATCTGAAGATTCAGAAATTCCTTACTAGCCCGAAGTATGGCCAAAGTGCACTAGCTGAGATTGGTGCTTTCTTGACGATGGAGAGTGCTCCAAATGGATATTGGACTCGGTATTTGCATACAACTGTGCGCGGGCCAATCCAGTACGTAACGATTATTGTCTTTTGGGCCTCATTTCTGCCTGCTGTCTCCTTCATCCTCTTACTTATCCGCGATTCTCGCAACATCACATGGCTCAAGCAGGAATTGGTGATTTTTCATCGCGTTAAGCGAATCAAACACGCCGTTTACTCTAATAATTCCCAAGAGGCTTCTACTAGTCTTGACTTCCCTACATTTGGACTTCGCATTGAAGACCCAAAGATTTGGACGCCTAATTTCGTACGCTGCCTCAAAGATGATTCCTCACCATCACTTGAGTTACCATCCCAAGAAATCGCCACTGACAAACTTCCCAGCGACGTGCAGTGTATTCACACAGGCGATGGCAAATACAACATACAACTGGCCTTGGACGGTAAAAGTTTTGACCTCGGGGAGGTAACCGTAGATCAGGCTGAGATAACAGGAGCAAAGAAACACGAAGACTCCAACCTGGAAGCGCTGAATGCAAGTGGACTTGATTGGGCTTCAGACTGGCTTGAATATCAGCTAAACTCTGCAGCAAAGGATGCCAAGGGGGAATTTACTTTTGTCGTTAGGCAGGAACCCGAGCTGACGATTTTCAGCCTGTTGGTAGAAGTCCTTCAAGATCCCTCCACTAAGAAGCATTCGGTACATGGATCAATTAAGTGGCACGAGCAGGAGCGAGAAAGTCTCGTTGAGCAGCTACGAGTAAAGGCTCTCGCAATAACCAAATGCACATTCAGCCAGGCGGGAAAAGAAATCAATGGTAGAGCTACACTGGCAACAACAGATGCAGGTGTGGCGGAAAATAGCTTATCCCTGCAGTGGGATTTCCCGAATGGCACAGAGGTGCTGAAAATCTCCAACATCACTCTTGACTTAAAGTTAGTTCCAAGAATTGACTTGTCCAGAGCCAGCATTGACAATGACGACCTCAAGACGATCTGTATTAGATGCCTGAAACTTGACGAAATCCTCATGCTTCCAGACCATCTTGAGATCACTACTGACCGGAATTCGGAGAATTGTTTAGCCGACGTTCGCCTGATGCTTCCGAGAACCAAGGATTTCTCAGACGAAGTAGATTTGCCAGTAGCATTGCTACGCATCAAAAGCACATCAGAAAGTGGCATCGCTAAGTTACTCGTAACTCTTGAAGATCACTCAAGTGCCGCAAAAACATTCGCAAATTTCTACGGATCTCTCAAACAGTCTGACTCCGCGCCCTTTGGTCTCAAAGCAGTTGTTGAACAGAATGTTCCAAATTCAGAGCGGCCTTCTATTAAGTTTTCTCACCCAGAGACTGGCGAACATGTATTAACTGTTTGCGGGATTACAGCCCCTCGTTCTGCAAAAGAAGAGGTGCGTTTCGACGATTTATCAGTCATTGAAGGGAAAGCTGACTTTATCAAATACCTTTGTAGCGAATACAGTATTTCGAAAGTCGATCTCAAAGTCGTTATCGAGAAAGAAGAGAAAAAAGAGAAAGAAGAGAAGGGGAAACAAGAAGAACAAGAAGAGCAAGAAGAGCAAGAAGAACAAGAAGAACAAGAAGGAGGTGAACATGACAAAAAGGGCGACAATAAAAATAATGTGCTCAGGTTTGATATCTTAGAATCGGATGACACGGAAAGTGGCTCAGTCATCGCTAGCTTCAGGATGAAAGTGTTGTCTGAAGCAGTCGTTTATGATCAGCAGCTTTACAAAAATCTTCAAGACGTTTACGTGGCGCTGAGCAAATATTCAGACTCCCAGGACACAGAGGAGTTGCATGCGTGCTCATTAGTTACAAGAGTCTTGAACGGCGCATGCATTATGGGCACCCGTGAGGCGATGTATGATGTGCTTGAGCAAGGTTGCAATGAACTTGACGAGCGTACTGACTTAAGAATGGAACTTGTCAGATATGGGGCATGGCTCGCTCCCTCGTTTGGATTCATTGGAACGATTTATGGGATAGGCTCTGCGCTACTTGGTAGCGAAAAAATGGTCACAGCTGATGAAGCCAGTCAGGGCTCTGAAATTAGCGCAGTCTCGCAAACGCTCGGTAGTGCATTCGATACGACAATGGTCGCACTGATCCTGAGTATGGGACTTGTTTTTCTGATCCACATTGCCACGTACCTGACATCAAGTCTGATTATCACATTCCGCAGATTCGCAAACGATAATCTGATTGAACTGTTCGAAGGTCCTGCTGTGAACTTCGAGAATGGAGGTGATGAATAG
- a CDS encoding BRCT domain-containing protein: MNLNADGQPFNRCFNAARLNDRKIDELIGLCKGVLADGEVTQFEVEFLQQWLRNNQDISEHWPANVLYQRIEEMLADNVLDFEEQKELLQTLMDLTGEPTIHSSVNSMSTSLPLTTPDPEIDFEGRIFCLTGKFVTGTRKQCESLVLERNGSLKKSPTKDTDFLVIGVIGSTDWIHSTHGRKIERAVELKESGTDIAIVSEERWVRFLA, from the coding sequence ATGAATCTGAATGCGGACGGGCAACCATTCAATCGATGCTTCAACGCAGCCCGATTGAATGACAGGAAAATAGATGAACTGATCGGCCTGTGTAAAGGTGTACTGGCGGATGGCGAGGTCACTCAGTTTGAAGTCGAATTTCTTCAACAGTGGCTCAGAAATAATCAGGATATCTCAGAGCACTGGCCGGCGAATGTTCTTTACCAAAGAATCGAAGAGATGCTGGCTGACAACGTGCTCGATTTTGAGGAACAGAAAGAGCTTTTGCAGACGCTGATGGATCTCACCGGCGAGCCAACAATTCACAGCAGTGTGAATTCAATGTCAACCTCCCTCCCACTGACCACACCCGATCCTGAAATTGATTTCGAAGGACGCATTTTCTGTCTGACCGGGAAGTTTGTGACAGGAACTCGCAAGCAGTGCGAGTCGCTGGTCCTGGAAAGAAATGGCAGCCTGAAAAAGTCCCCCACCAAAGACACCGATTTCCTGGTCATCGGCGTCATTGGCAGTACCGACTGGATTCATTCCACACATGGAAGAAAAATTGAACGGGCCGTCGAACTTAAAGAAAGCGGCACTGATATTGCCATCGTGTCTGAAGAACGTTGGGTGCGGTTTCTTGCGTGA
- a CDS encoding RNA-directed DNA polymerase, which translates to MRRVQTRSEWRYFKYRTLKEIEKDGTPTYRECIAGSPTTLIAEAYVLSMMAQEQAFAPPANVYSYQWPRSDRGGRNFQYYQHGFARRNYRITELLRKYPSHVAIVGDIRRFYPSVRWTFLEPIIQKRLAKVESVSDRRIIGNFLMGMKPNSGSGIPIGTDVSHVLGNIALETLDEGLATEFGDSYFRYVDDIVIVCPAEDRDRVTQKIRSYVRNIDLKMHEGKDDVVDSSTWVSNCPVIPQKPVSGSFEALLHDICIYLFLWPHYLEPLQKAFVSEGFTIPFGRLVTQSKYRPYRHFARSLLRKNGWYDVPRLFLTKVQGLIAAAKKVRETLISTLRELGSRKIPAEGMQRRWFVQQCRYNINRLLYLFSPAEYSKLLEKIPDGQEFAEYRILLGVLISSDVTDILQLPGHVLATFCELASEQNPPEIPVTIADLRDRSIAESVTMLALYFGWKVPDSQSTNMFRGSKMLLEICSGGISRDNLPDEMSYLDELELLYRDVPQAHLAKLARTRFAEGEEIGLEGLLLGGGYGVS; encoded by the coding sequence ATGAGAAGAGTTCAAACACGCTCAGAGTGGCGGTATTTCAAATATCGCACATTGAAAGAGATTGAGAAGGACGGAACGCCAACTTACCGCGAATGCATAGCTGGAAGCCCTACGACTCTGATCGCAGAAGCATACGTTCTTTCGATGATGGCACAAGAACAAGCGTTTGCCCCCCCAGCCAACGTATATAGCTATCAATGGCCCCGAAGCGATCGAGGTGGACGGAACTTTCAGTATTATCAGCACGGATTCGCACGAAGAAACTATCGAATCACTGAACTTCTTCGTAAATATCCAAGTCATGTTGCTATAGTTGGTGACATTAGAAGATTCTATCCAAGCGTGAGATGGACATTTCTCGAACCCATAATCCAGAAACGTCTAGCTAAAGTCGAATCAGTATCAGACAGAAGAATTATTGGTAACTTTTTAATGGGAATGAAACCAAACTCAGGATCGGGCATTCCGATCGGAACAGACGTTTCCCATGTATTAGGAAACATAGCTCTTGAAACACTTGATGAGGGTTTAGCGACCGAGTTCGGTGACAGCTATTTCCGATATGTAGATGACATCGTAATTGTTTGTCCCGCAGAGGATAGAGATCGAGTTACTCAAAAAATTCGAAGCTACGTCAGAAACATCGATCTAAAAATGCATGAAGGCAAAGACGATGTCGTCGACTCATCAACATGGGTTTCAAATTGTCCAGTAATTCCTCAAAAACCAGTTTCAGGGTCATTCGAGGCATTACTCCATGATATCTGTATTTATCTTTTTCTCTGGCCCCATTATCTAGAACCTTTGCAGAAAGCGTTCGTATCGGAGGGATTCACAATTCCTTTTGGGAGACTTGTGACTCAATCAAAATATCGTCCTTACAGGCACTTTGCGCGAAGCCTATTACGAAAAAATGGGTGGTATGACGTCCCACGTCTTTTTTTAACCAAAGTGCAAGGATTGATTGCTGCCGCAAAAAAAGTCCGCGAGACACTCATCTCAACTCTTCGCGAGTTAGGAAGCAGAAAAATACCAGCTGAAGGTATGCAACGTCGTTGGTTTGTTCAACAATGCAGATATAACATCAATCGGCTTCTCTATCTATTTAGCCCAGCTGAGTATTCTAAGCTCCTGGAGAAGATCCCTGATGGTCAAGAGTTCGCAGAATACCGCATTCTCTTAGGCGTATTAATCTCAAGTGATGTTACAGATATACTCCAACTCCCGGGGCACGTACTCGCAACATTCTGCGAACTTGCTTCGGAACAGAATCCTCCAGAGATTCCAGTGACAATAGCTGACTTAAGGGATCGTAGCATTGCTGAAAGCGTCACAATGCTTGCACTTTACTTTGGATGGAAGGTGCCCGATTCACAGAGTACCAATATGTTTCGTGGAAGTAAGATGCTACTAGAAATCTGTAGTGGTGGTATCTCAAGAGATAATCTTCCTGATGAAATGTCATACCTTGACGAATTGGAACTCCTATATCGTGATGTACCTCAGGCGCACCTTGCAAAACTGGCCCGTACTCGCTTTGCAGAAGGAGAAGAAATCGGATTAGAAGGGCTTTTGCTAGGAGGCGGTTATGGAGTTAGTTAA
- a CDS encoding DUF3597 domain-containing protein: MANKSIRNVLLVAVSTFWLIGSSERCTAKPPEPVSVVDYMNSIGLDSSFNNRKALYLKQWPQDFYSGTAEQNIKLLKYLLGQKEYVLIPFPSAAIDGCEKFYSHLIVSKFVTEAFQKNAISACIVTGTKTPQNKIRIKLQEEYLSRKPADGKVFTAEEHKAIHDAAYKAAGCKEDSADLWGWYVVDKQRLPPLIVKQAIEIFGECTITK, encoded by the coding sequence ATGGCGAATAAAAGTATACGAAATGTTCTGTTAGTAGCGGTGTCGACATTCTGGTTGATCGGTTCATCGGAGCGCTGCACTGCGAAGCCTCCGGAACCGGTATCAGTCGTAGATTACATGAATTCTATCGGTCTTGATTCGAGTTTCAATAATCGTAAGGCTCTCTATCTCAAACAGTGGCCTCAGGATTTCTATAGCGGTACCGCCGAACAAAACATTAAGCTTCTGAAGTACTTACTCGGCCAAAAAGAATACGTCTTAATCCCTTTTCCATCTGCCGCGATTGATGGCTGCGAGAAGTTTTATTCTCATCTGATAGTTTCGAAATTCGTGACAGAAGCATTCCAGAAAAACGCGATTTCAGCTTGCATAGTCACTGGTACAAAAACACCGCAGAACAAAATTCGTATCAAACTGCAAGAAGAATATCTTTCCAGGAAGCCTGCTGATGGAAAGGTGTTCACAGCTGAGGAGCACAAGGCGATTCACGACGCAGCTTACAAGGCTGCTGGATGTAAGGAAGACTCGGCAGACCTTTGGGGATGGTACGTAGTGGACAAACAGCGTCTACCGCCTTTGATAGTGAAGCAGGCAATTGAGATATTCGGAGAATGCACGATAACAAAATGA
- a CDS encoding S8 family peptidase, with protein MPNGHNFQHLPLLRRESGPAQLGRPPRESQKTRDNKSDRTSHSGNLFGSAFSVSNTRKSVETDRVAKSFPDLQAGLALLLQIDTSLDVDKLRRLFDFEIVAEEEDGYVIVASEDIDLVKFNKAVAGFAGSVHGTGIVASIHRLDEDPDQNLRLQLILSETLYELWPNIDETAVYQVDIGVTCLGIKQIPDEPQKRKRESDVEFARRQSEWSNNRIEVYDSWYDLQDERTQEVSRIIVNGYGGSIDSIQHDEPAISLPDSFTMRIQVNGKGLKDFVFNYPYLFEVVEPDNISLTRSKAEPGEEVEPNQITAPPTGAPAVCIIDSGIQEEHVLLEPSIDKESSHCFLPPPESPTDVADHVWPAGHGTRVAGAVQYGEQVKRDGPYQLPFWIQNARILDAEASLPYSLMPAAVIRAVIERYHYGPRQTRIFNHSINADCHCRLRHMSAWAAEIDMLCHQFDIMIVQTAGNLRERAHVPSAGILDHLDAGRLYPYYLVERSSRVANPGQSFQALTVGSVAYQMYESSGWKSFATQPGHPSSFSRSGFGIWNVIKPEVVEFGGDDLQSPGSQTLLGNPSEGRACYPELVRSTMHPPGPAYDRDEVGTSFAAPKVTHIAAHLQRVLPNEPCLLYKTLIVQSARWPEWTNTDEVDTNQVIRTLGYGIPDLERATTNTDYRTTLITSGETSINAGNCDLYQVPIPESMRQPGYEYDILVEVTLSYVAEPRRTRRNLRRYLSTWVDWKSSKLGESLSSFRSRALKEEEAEENTAAGDTLRWKLATRTDHGDIDGAKRNSGTVQKDWAIIKSFQLPENFCIAIMGHQGWSKDPDSEAKYSLAVSFEVIGREISIYDDLRIAVEDLQVELEAEVET; from the coding sequence ATGCCAAACGGACATAATTTTCAACATCTTCCGTTGCTTCGTCGGGAAAGTGGCCCAGCACAATTGGGACGCCCACCTCGCGAATCACAGAAAACACGAGACAATAAGTCAGACCGGACTAGTCACAGTGGTAACCTGTTTGGCAGTGCATTCTCAGTCTCAAATACACGAAAATCAGTTGAAACCGACAGAGTAGCCAAATCATTCCCTGATCTCCAAGCCGGACTTGCGCTTCTCCTCCAAATCGACACAAGTCTCGATGTTGATAAACTTCGACGACTCTTTGACTTTGAGATCGTGGCTGAGGAAGAAGACGGCTATGTCATCGTAGCAAGTGAAGATATTGATCTTGTAAAGTTCAATAAAGCGGTAGCTGGATTTGCTGGTTCCGTGCATGGCACCGGCATTGTTGCAAGTATTCATCGCCTCGACGAAGATCCAGATCAGAATCTTCGACTTCAACTGATTCTTTCCGAGACCCTGTATGAGTTATGGCCTAACATAGATGAAACAGCAGTTTATCAAGTTGACATCGGAGTCACATGCCTGGGAATCAAACAAATCCCGGATGAACCCCAGAAAAGGAAACGTGAATCGGATGTTGAATTTGCTCGACGCCAAAGTGAATGGTCGAATAATCGCATAGAAGTTTACGACTCGTGGTACGATCTACAGGATGAACGTACTCAAGAAGTGAGCCGCATAATCGTTAATGGTTATGGTGGCTCAATCGATAGCATTCAACATGATGAACCAGCAATTTCGCTGCCTGACAGTTTTACAATGCGAATACAGGTCAATGGAAAAGGGCTGAAAGACTTCGTGTTCAACTACCCTTACCTGTTTGAAGTTGTCGAACCGGATAACATCTCGTTGACAAGGAGCAAGGCGGAACCAGGAGAAGAAGTCGAACCTAATCAGATAACTGCACCACCAACAGGCGCTCCTGCCGTATGCATAATTGATAGTGGCATACAAGAAGAGCATGTGTTGCTTGAACCATCCATAGATAAAGAATCGTCCCACTGCTTTCTACCACCGCCTGAATCTCCAACTGACGTCGCTGATCATGTCTGGCCTGCTGGTCACGGGACTCGTGTTGCTGGAGCCGTCCAATATGGAGAACAAGTTAAGCGAGATGGGCCCTATCAACTTCCGTTCTGGATTCAAAATGCCAGAATACTAGATGCCGAAGCATCTCTTCCATATTCGCTTATGCCCGCAGCTGTAATCCGTGCAGTGATAGAACGATATCACTACGGCCCACGTCAAACAAGAATCTTCAATCATTCAATAAATGCTGACTGCCACTGTCGACTGAGGCATATGTCAGCTTGGGCCGCTGAAATCGACATGCTCTGTCATCAGTTTGATATTATGATTGTACAAACGGCTGGAAATCTTCGGGAAAGAGCGCATGTTCCAAGCGCTGGAATTCTCGACCATCTTGATGCAGGACGATTATATCCATATTACTTAGTTGAAAGATCATCGCGAGTCGCGAATCCAGGACAAAGCTTTCAGGCTCTGACTGTTGGCTCAGTCGCATATCAAATGTATGAGTCCTCAGGATGGAAGAGCTTTGCAACTCAACCAGGGCATCCGTCGAGCTTTAGTCGATCTGGATTCGGTATTTGGAATGTCATTAAGCCTGAGGTTGTTGAGTTTGGTGGCGATGATCTACAATCTCCGGGATCACAAACACTACTTGGTAATCCTTCGGAAGGACGAGCATGTTATCCAGAACTAGTAAGATCGACCATGCATCCACCAGGACCTGCGTATGACAGAGACGAGGTTGGAACATCATTCGCTGCCCCCAAAGTCACCCACATCGCTGCCCACTTACAACGTGTTTTGCCAAACGAGCCATGTTTACTTTATAAAACTTTGATTGTGCAATCTGCTCGCTGGCCAGAATGGACGAATACAGACGAAGTGGATACGAATCAGGTCATCCGCACGCTTGGGTACGGTATTCCAGATCTCGAACGAGCAACAACGAATACAGATTACCGTACTACTTTGATTACATCTGGTGAAACAAGCATCAACGCTGGCAACTGTGATCTATATCAAGTTCCTATTCCTGAATCGATGCGACAACCAGGATATGAATATGACATCCTTGTCGAAGTCACATTGTCATATGTTGCCGAGCCACGGAGAACGAGAAGAAACCTACGACGCTATCTTTCAACCTGGGTTGACTGGAAAAGTAGCAAGCTTGGTGAGTCACTTTCTTCATTCCGCTCGCGTGCCCTGAAAGAAGAGGAAGCAGAGGAAAATACAGCAGCAGGAGATACACTGCGATGGAAACTGGCAACACGTACTGATCATGGAGATATTGATGGAGCGAAGAGAAATTCTGGCACTGTGCAGAAGGATTGGGCGATTATAAAATCGTTCCAACTCCCCGAAAATTTTTGTATTGCAATTATGGGACACCAAGGGTGGAGTAAAGATCCTGATTCTGAAGCGAAATACTCGCTTGCCGTGAGCTTTGAAGTCATCGGTCGAGAAATTTCAATTTACGATGATCTTCGGATCGCAGTTGAAGATCTGCAGGTTGAGTTGGAAGCCGAAGTCGAAACTTAA
- a CDS encoding AAA family ATPase gives MKAEMLKRLVRAIAKGSQDDLDRLADLIVESERKSGHVRLAGQLESILDDRSKKEHPSRNSIDSDRTIRELPISRRHREMLVSFIPHNALEHHIVLRPDIDERFERIEKEFAARERLSAYGLNPRKKVLLYGPPGCGKTLGAKRIAWNTGLPLMKIRFDALVSSYFGESASNLRAVFDAAREQPCVLLLDECDFIARSRITSKDIGEVARIVNTLLQLMEEYDAPGLLIATTNIESSLDEALFRRFDDVFQVPIPGKEEIRKLLSLTLSSIEQSKSINWNKVVEQLEGVSAAHVVRVAQAAAKAVVLCGERIVKQKHFEVAISELKSPNETA, from the coding sequence ATGAAAGCTGAAATGCTCAAGAGACTTGTCCGAGCAATTGCAAAAGGATCACAGGACGACCTGGATCGTCTGGCTGATCTAATCGTTGAATCTGAGCGTAAAAGCGGGCATGTCCGTTTAGCAGGACAACTTGAATCGATTCTCGATGACAGATCAAAGAAGGAACATCCTAGCCGAAACAGCATCGATTCGGATCGTACTATTCGGGAACTGCCGATTAGTCGTCGCCATCGCGAGATGCTGGTCAGTTTTATTCCGCACAATGCTCTCGAACATCACATCGTCCTGCGACCAGATATTGATGAACGTTTTGAGAGGATTGAGAAAGAATTCGCAGCTCGTGAAAGACTGTCTGCCTATGGACTTAATCCACGCAAAAAAGTCCTACTCTATGGTCCTCCTGGTTGCGGAAAGACTCTGGGAGCCAAACGTATCGCCTGGAACACCGGTTTGCCGTTGATGAAGATAAGGTTCGATGCCTTGGTCTCGTCATACTTTGGTGAGTCTGCATCGAACCTTCGGGCTGTATTTGACGCTGCTCGGGAACAACCTTGTGTGCTACTTCTCGATGAGTGCGACTTCATAGCTCGTTCACGTATAACGTCGAAGGATATTGGTGAGGTAGCCAGAATCGTCAATACGCTTTTGCAGTTGATGGAGGAATATGATGCTCCAGGGCTGTTAATCGCTACTACGAATATAGAATCATCATTGGATGAAGCTCTGTTTCGTCGATTCGACGATGTGTTCCAAGTCCCCATTCCAGGTAAGGAAGAGATTCGAAAGCTGCTATCATTAACACTATCCAGTATAGAACAATCAAAGTCCATTAATTGGAACAAAGTAGTCGAACAGCTTGAGGGAGTGTCAGCAGCACATGTCGTTCGAGTTGCCCAAGCAGCTGCTAAAGCTGTGGTGCTATGCGGCGAGCGTATCGTCAAACAAAAACACTTTGAAGTAGCTATCTCTGAACTTAAGAGCCCCAACGAGACTGCCTGA
- a CDS encoding DUF4145 domain-containing protein, producing the protein MNAREKVVKVRCSKCGRGYRNHLVLFETKKEYGDPDIGWTHDEFHQLIQCRGCDTFRYRRFNIELEYNPPEHRSDPYDIQIYPNDESESELRKPIQFKNNLEEEGSLVPENVWKMYRETIHCFNANARTMAGGGLRATVEAICLSQKINNGNLQKKIDELAKRNLLTTAQAELLHEERYIGNSALHEMTTPSSQDIEDGLEIVEGLINTIYILPSKAEALRKRRTTRGKSKINAKQSSSQKSNSHKQL; encoded by the coding sequence ATGAACGCTAGAGAAAAAGTGGTTAAGGTTCGATGTTCCAAATGTGGTCGTGGTTACAGAAACCATTTAGTACTATTTGAAACGAAGAAAGAGTACGGTGATCCGGATATTGGATGGACCCATGATGAGTTCCATCAATTAATACAATGTAGGGGTTGTGATACTTTTAGATATCGCCGATTTAATATCGAACTAGAGTACAATCCGCCAGAACACCGCAGTGATCCATATGATATACAAATCTACCCAAACGATGAATCTGAGTCTGAATTACGTAAACCCATTCAGTTTAAGAACAATCTTGAAGAAGAAGGAAGTTTAGTTCCAGAAAACGTATGGAAGATGTACAGAGAAACTATTCATTGTTTCAATGCTAACGCAAGGACAATGGCTGGAGGAGGCCTTCGGGCGACTGTAGAGGCAATCTGTCTTAGCCAAAAGATTAACAATGGGAATTTGCAGAAAAAAATCGATGAGTTGGCTAAACGCAATTTACTAACAACTGCACAAGCAGAACTACTTCATGAAGAAAGATATATAGGAAATTCTGCTTTGCATGAGATGACCACTCCTTCGAGTCAGGATATAGAAGATGGTTTAGAAATCGTTGAAGGGCTGATCAATACAATTTATATCTTACCCTCAAAGGCTGAAGCACTCAGAAAACGGAGAACTACAAGGGGAAAATCGAAAATAAATGCAAAGCAGTCATCCTCACAGAAATCAAACAGTCACAAACAATTATAG